A genomic window from Thunnus maccoyii chromosome 2, fThuMac1.1, whole genome shotgun sequence includes:
- the ppm1kb gene encoding protein phosphatase 1K, mitochondrial isoform X2 codes for MSAACLTRLARCGGPHAGRSGLLQMALVPLSFQQDSHLQFTIFRRHLYSPSGRRHSNTRFDPDSSGRPTTWDSFGIWDNRIDEPILLPSSIRYGKPIPKVSLSKVGCASLIGQRKENEDRFQVSQMTDNILYFAVFDGHGGPDAADFCDKYMEKFIKDLVTEEDNLELVLTKAFLEVDKALAKHLHFSPNVPGMNAGSTATVALLRDGIELVVGSVGDSRAMLCRKGKALKLTVDHTPERKDEKERIKRSGGFITWNSLGQPNVNGRLAMTRSIGDFDLKNMGVIAEPETKRISLTHVHDSFLALTTDGINFIMNSQEICNVINQCHDPKEAAQRISDQALQYGTEDNSTIIVVPFGAWGKHKSSDTSFSFSRSIVSSGRWA; via the exons ATGTCAGCAGCCTGTCTCACGCGTCTGGCAAGGTGCGGTGGGCCCCATGCAGGTCGCAGTGGGCTTTTACAAATGGCCCTAGTCCCACTTTCATTCCAGCAAGACAGCCACCTCCAGTTCACTATCTTCCGAAGACATCTTTACAGCCCTTCAGGAAGACGACACAGCAACACACGCTTTGATCCCGACAGCAGCGGCCGCCCCACCACTTGGGATTCATTTGGCATCTGGGACAATCGTATCGATGAGCCCATCCTGCTGCCCTCTAGTATTCGCTACGGCAAACCCATTCCTAAGGTCAGTCTATCTAAGGTTGGCTGCGCCTCGCTCATTGGTCAACGCAAGGAGAACGAAGACCGCTTCCAGGTCTCCCAAATGACTGACAATATCCTCTACTTCGCTGTTTTTGATGGGCACGGTGGACCAGACGCAGCTGACTTCTGTGACAAATACATGGAGAAATTCATCAA GGACCTTGTGACAGAGGAGGACAATCTGGAACTAGTTTTAACTAAAGCCTTCCTTGAAGTAGACAAAGCTCTTGCAAAGCACTTACACTTCTCTCCAAACG TACCTGGGATGAACGCAGGAAGCACCGCCACTGTGGCGCTTTTGAGGGACGGCATTGAGCTGGTGGTGGGCAGTGTGGGTGACAGCCGTGCCATGCTGTGTCGCAAGGGCAAGGCCCTAAAACTCACTGTCGACCACACTCCTGAGAGGAAGGACGAGAAAGAGAG GATAAAGAGAAGCGGAGGTTTCATTACCTGGAATAGTCTGGGACAGCCAAACGTCAACGGCAGGTTGGCTATGACGCGCAGCATCGGAGACTTTGACTTGAAGAACATGGGTGTCATTGCTGAGCCTGAGACCAAGAGAATATCG TTGACCCATGTCCATGACTCCTTCCTGGCACTGACCACAGACGGCATTAACTTCATTATGAACAGCCAGGAGATCTGTAATGTCATCAACCAGTGCCATGATCCCAAAGAGGCAGCACAGAGAATATCTGACCAG GCTCTTCAGTATGGAACAGAAGACAATAGCACAATTATTGTCGTGCCCTTCGGTGCTTGGGGGAAGCATAAAAGTTCAGACACAAGTTTCTCCTTCAGCCGAAGTATTGTGTCCAGCGGGCGCTGGGCGTAG
- the ppm1kb gene encoding protein phosphatase 1K, mitochondrial isoform X1, whose amino-acid sequence MSAACLTRLARCGGPHAGRSGLLQMALVPLSFQQDSHLQFTIFRRHLYSPSGRRHSNTRFDPDSSGRPTTWDSFGIWDNRIDEPILLPSSIRYGKPIPKVSLSKVGCASLIGQRKENEDRFQVSQMTDNILYFAVFDGHGGPDAADFCDKYMEKFIKDLVTEEDNLELVLTKAFLEVDKALAKHLHFSPNGFEALDFPTDMTRAHLVRVPGMNAGSTATVALLRDGIELVVGSVGDSRAMLCRKGKALKLTVDHTPERKDEKERIKRSGGFITWNSLGQPNVNGRLAMTRSIGDFDLKNMGVIAEPETKRISLTHVHDSFLALTTDGINFIMNSQEICNVINQCHDPKEAAQRISDQALQYGTEDNSTIIVVPFGAWGKHKSSDTSFSFSRSIVSSGRWA is encoded by the exons ATGTCAGCAGCCTGTCTCACGCGTCTGGCAAGGTGCGGTGGGCCCCATGCAGGTCGCAGTGGGCTTTTACAAATGGCCCTAGTCCCACTTTCATTCCAGCAAGACAGCCACCTCCAGTTCACTATCTTCCGAAGACATCTTTACAGCCCTTCAGGAAGACGACACAGCAACACACGCTTTGATCCCGACAGCAGCGGCCGCCCCACCACTTGGGATTCATTTGGCATCTGGGACAATCGTATCGATGAGCCCATCCTGCTGCCCTCTAGTATTCGCTACGGCAAACCCATTCCTAAGGTCAGTCTATCTAAGGTTGGCTGCGCCTCGCTCATTGGTCAACGCAAGGAGAACGAAGACCGCTTCCAGGTCTCCCAAATGACTGACAATATCCTCTACTTCGCTGTTTTTGATGGGCACGGTGGACCAGACGCAGCTGACTTCTGTGACAAATACATGGAGAAATTCATCAA GGACCTTGTGACAGAGGAGGACAATCTGGAACTAGTTTTAACTAAAGCCTTCCTTGAAGTAGACAAAGCTCTTGCAAAGCACTTACACTTCTCTCCAAACG GCTTTGAAGCCTTGGATTTCCCAACTGACATGACCCGAGCACATTTGGTCAGAG TACCTGGGATGAACGCAGGAAGCACCGCCACTGTGGCGCTTTTGAGGGACGGCATTGAGCTGGTGGTGGGCAGTGTGGGTGACAGCCGTGCCATGCTGTGTCGCAAGGGCAAGGCCCTAAAACTCACTGTCGACCACACTCCTGAGAGGAAGGACGAGAAAGAGAG GATAAAGAGAAGCGGAGGTTTCATTACCTGGAATAGTCTGGGACAGCCAAACGTCAACGGCAGGTTGGCTATGACGCGCAGCATCGGAGACTTTGACTTGAAGAACATGGGTGTCATTGCTGAGCCTGAGACCAAGAGAATATCG TTGACCCATGTCCATGACTCCTTCCTGGCACTGACCACAGACGGCATTAACTTCATTATGAACAGCCAGGAGATCTGTAATGTCATCAACCAGTGCCATGATCCCAAAGAGGCAGCACAGAGAATATCTGACCAG GCTCTTCAGTATGGAACAGAAGACAATAGCACAATTATTGTCGTGCCCTTCGGTGCTTGGGGGAAGCATAAAAGTTCAGACACAAGTTTCTCCTTCAGCCGAAGTATTGTGTCCAGCGGGCGCTGGGCGTAG